A single region of the Pelobates fuscus isolate aPelFus1 chromosome 4, aPelFus1.pri, whole genome shotgun sequence genome encodes:
- the ASTE1 gene encoding protein asteroid homolog 1 produces the protein MGVQGLTSFLGSNIHLLTDLKLRSTKLVIDGNNLYHKLYLDSGLEQVHGGNYDSFTNLIYKFFESLSRCEINAYVVFDGGCDISDKKLETQKQRMKERIRKAQSLSKGENGQVLPLMVRDVFIKVLTKLQVNFVQCFSEADQDIAALANVLDCPVLTLDSDFCIFYLNAGYCPFSYFQWRNINPSTSENDCYIPAKCFSAKYFCNYFNINMSLLPLFATLAGNDYMNTTALEKIFSKIRLCIGSQKYSGKKHGHIHYLLDWLPAFANAEEAIIYVMNKLREQDRDAVREFLTLAMADYDLHDVQNLACFFNKGSYFSSTAIKLNLPDWVQIALAKGLLAPMISDVLLLRRTFLHVQVEDMRRASAHMITQPIRQVMYGLILNFYHDTIASHETQQSGKFFIEEFDRLENHLRKTSVEAISMSREFSEDLSLQKLPEVSLETRLSMFVVTFGVKMSTLESVPPAHRLTIATTCYWVANSSSKVRQHHLKALVMGLVYGEACEMMTKPELHGEDIRLVYEKLRNIKKGQQCGRRRHGHDDGPNVEDLHIFCQWQCCFQTGLHFNQLLCTPLQEPDITRIYNGPLVHQLCHKLKTLSSTEDLFNPSPMLDKLYRSLIQAVMSSLPPDHFQSKSKSKSGKPKKAKTAGKAAENTKGRKQTGNQSNINVGNRFASLDVDELA, from the exons ATGGGTGTCCAAGGACTTACAAGCTTTTTAGGGTCTAACATACATCTGTTAACTGATCTGAAGTTGAGAAGCACTAAACTAGTTATCGACGGTAATAATCTTTACCACAAATTGTACTTAGATTCTGGCTTGGAACAAGTACATGGTGGTAATTATGATTCCTTCACTAATCTTATATACAAATTCTTTGAAAGTTTGTCGAGGTGTGAAATTAATGCGTATGTTGTGTTTGATGGTGGATGTGACATATCGGACAAAAAGCTTGAGACACAAAAGCAACGGATGAAGGAGAGGATCAGAAAGGCTCAAAGTCTCTCTAAAGGGGAAAATGGCCAGGTACTGCCCCTGATGGTGAGGGATGTTTTCATAAAGGTCTTGACAAAGCTGCAAGTGAACTTTGTTCAGTGTTTCTCTGAAGCTGACCAAGATATAGCAGCATTGGCCAATGTGTTGGATTGTCCTGTACTGACCTTAGATAgtgatttctgtattttttacttaaatgctgGTTACTGCCCCTTTTCTTACTTTCAGTGGAGGAATATCAACCCTTCAACCAGTGAAAATGATTGTTATATACCAGCAAAATGTTTCTCAGCtaagtatttttgtaattactttaatataaacatgtCTTTGCTTCCTCTTTTTGCTACGCTAGCTGGGAATGATTACATGAATACCACAGCTTTGGAGAAGATTTTTAGCAAAATACGTTTATGTATAGGCAGCCAGAAATATAGTGGGAAAAAACACGGACACATTCATTATCTGTTAGACTGGCTGCCTGCTTTTGCTAATGCAGAGGAAGCTATAATTTATGTGATGAATAAACTTCGGGAACAGGATCGTGATGCAGTCCGTGAATTCCTGACTTTGGCCATGGCAGATTATGACTTGCATGATGTCCAAAACCTTGCATGTTTTTTCAACAAAGGTTCTTATTTCTCCTCAACCGCAATCAAGCTGAACTTGCCAGATTGGGTCCAAATTGCCCTAGCAAAAGGACTGCTGGCACCGATGATTAGTGATGTTCTACTGCTTAGGAGGACATTTCTTCATGTTCAAGTTGAAGATATGAGGCGGGCATCTGCTCACATGATAACACAACCAATCCGCCAGGTTATGTATGGGCTGATTTTGAACTTCTACCATGATACAATAGCCAGTCATGAAACACAGCAGTCTGGCAAATTCTTCATAGAGGAGTTTGATAGGCTAGAAAACCATCTGAGGAAAACAAGTGTTGAAGCAATTAGCATGTCAAGAGAATTTAGTGAAGATCTCTCATTGCAGAAACTACCAGAG GTCTCTTTGGAAACTCGTTTATCAATGTTTGTGGTCACCTTTGGCGTGAAGATGAGCACACTAGAATCTGTGCCCCCTGCTCATCGCCTTACAATTGCCACCACCTGTTACTGGGTTGCAAATTCCAGTTCCAAAGTGAGGCAGCACCACTTGAAGGCACTAGTAATGGGACTTGTATATGGAGAGGCATGTGAAATGATGACTAAACCAG AGTTGCATGGCGAGGACATACGACTAGTGTATGAGAAATTGAGAAACATCAAGAAAGGACAACAATGTGGACGACGTCGTCATGGACATGACGATGGTCCCAATGTAGAAGATCTTCATATATTCTGCCAGTGGCAATGCTGCTTCCAGACCGGCCTGCATTTTAATCAACTCCTGTGTACACCACTGCAAGAACCTGATATAACCAG GATCTACAATGGGCCTCTTGTTCACCAACTGTGCCATAAACTGAAGACATTATCTTCAACAGAAGACCTGTTTAATCCTTCTCCTATGCTGGACAAACTGTACCGCAGCTTGATACAAGCTGTTATGTCTTCTTTACCTCCAGATCATTTTCAGAGCAAATCTAAATCCAAGTCAGGCAAACCTAAGAAGGCAAAAACAGCAGGCAAAGCTGCAGAGAATACCAAAGGAAGAAAACAAACAGGCAACCAGTCCAATATTAATGTTGGGAATAGATTTGCAAGTTTGGATGTGGATGAGTTAGCTTAA